aataaattaattaaaaaaattattaaaaattaacaatCCAAAACTCTACACCATTTCTTTATCCATGAGTACATGTTATACCGTTTGGCAAGAGTAAATGCTTTCAAAATACTCAATATGAACTAGCTTTGCTTTCATTCTTGActatatcaaaaatttcactTGTATACTGTTTGTTCTACTGTACTCTTTAGTCCGCGTTCTTCGTTCTTTTGTATTATAATGTACTCTGTGCTTCCTCGCTCCTCCTTACTGTATACAGTCCGGTTTCAATGTGCCTTGTTAATAATTCATTCGTTATATTCTTCACCAATTCTCATTCACTCATTCGTTTATCTAGCGACACTtaatctttctttttattttttcactGAATTTCATATACCTGCATCAAATTCTTCACTGAAATACTCGCTCCTTGTTTACCTATAGTACATGTCTTCACCTAGTACAATTCTCTTTCACATAAATAGCATCTTCAACTTTCCCATCCCTTACTCTGTATGCACCCTTTGAAAGCCAGACTCCATTGGATTCCAAGATACACCACGTTGAAAGTAAGGACCCAATAGTCATATTCACAAATTATAGTATAGTTAAGAAAAATGGAAACGAAGTGTTCATTTAGTCCCACCAACATGGGGCAGCATACTATCTAAAATTTTAGCTTAAACGAGTGGGCCCATTTTTTCTGTATGCACAAAGTATGCACATTGTTTGTTACACTCAAATTTCTATTATGAATAAACAACTCAATTTTATCTCAACTGTCTACTGAACtaaatttctcttttttcaagtaGCATACGGAAATGTTCACAACGGAATGAACGTTGATCATGAGCTAGACCTTACCATCAACACCACCTTCTAAATTAATAGTGCTAGCTAGTGCACTCCCGCTTCCGGGCTACAGTACGGGATGATCAGTATGAACGAGCTAACCTTAATTAGTACTGTGGTTATGGGAAGGGAATTCCATTGGAAGTGGAGTTTCAGTGTACTCACGTTCCTCCACTGTAAACccccctttttttttccttccttGCTTTTCATTAATCCTCGCAAAACACCTACAAGCATGACGTTAAAAAACGTTAAGCTTGAGGTAAGAGTCGCCAGTTTCCCTCGCAACCATTTATTACGTAACCCACGCTGCTAGGGATTACGGTAGACATGTGCGTTTCGTTACTATAAGTTACGTAATTcgtaaattgtttttaaagtGTTTTAAGGATGTGACAGGCTGAGGTTGAGGGTTTCTTGTGTTCTAGATATTCTTATGCAGTCGTAGGTAGGAAGATTGGTTATTGTTTACCGTGTCTACTGGTAACAAACGGTTATTAAAGAACCAATAATGgatatttgaaaacatcaAGGTGaattatataatataatttaatattatagACATGCCCAAATGACTTAAAACTGGATTGGAAAACGTAAGtttgtattaaaaatttaactttGAGGAATTCTAGAATTCTAGTTTATAAgggtttattttttttgctttggCAGTCAGACTATGAGGATGAAAAATCAGCAACGAACAATAGAAAATAGtgttaattaatttacgTAACCATGAACGTAACTTAGCGaaatattgtaaacaatctaaaaaaaaatttttattttcaattacaATCTGTTATTATTAGTTTTTGAGATTTACCGACATCGTTATTACTTAATAAACAGTGATAACGAGAACGATGGAATTATTCTGAgattggaaaagaaaaggaggTCGTGCGTATTGCTAAGAGGTATGGAAGGATGTTCTCCCATCTATTCAtctaataaacaaaagagagATCGACCTAATGATGAATGATATTGTTAGCGACAAACATTTGGAAAGTTTAaagattttctttaattttttcttagtAAGTTTTGTGTATTTGTTTGTAGTGATTTAACATGAatgttttttgttaaaaagaCTTTTTTTGATTCGTTCCTCGTTCCTCCTTTGCACtccaccaaaaaaaaagcaacaaCATGGCTACATTCGCTAGAATGAAGCTTTGCCTTTCGGGCTCTTCGCAGGCAATTCCATCCAAAGGAATTAGTTTGGTTGCAGCTCGATTCCAAAGCACTGCTTCGAGGGCTTCCTATGTGACACCGCCATATGAGAAGTTGATGGGGAAACTCCAACAAGTTCGCAAGTTTCTTCCTGGTCAAAAGCTCACTTTGGCGGAAAAGGTCCTTTATTCTCATTTGGTTAACCCTGAAGAGAGCTTCAGTGGTGTCTCTCCTTCAGACATTCGTGGCTCCTTGTACCTCAAACTGAATCCCGATCGTGTAGCCATGCAGGATGCCTCTGCTCAAATGGCCTTGCTTCAGTTTATGACGTGTGGTCTTGAAAAAACTATGATTCCCGCTAGCATTCATTGTGACCACTTGATTGTTGGTCATCGTGGTGCCAACAGTGATATCCCCGATAGCATCGCCAATAACAAGGagatttttgattttttgcaaagtGCCGCTAAAAAGTACGGCATACAGTTTTGGGGCCCAGGAAGTGGCATTATTCACCAAATCGTGCTAGAAAACTATGCCGCTCCTGGTGGAATGATGCTTGGAACAGATTCTCATACTCCCAACGCTGGTGGTTTGGGTATGATTGCCATTGGCGTTGGTGGTGCCGATGCCGTCGATGCTATGACCAATACACCATGGGAGTTAAAAGCTCCCAAAATCATCGGTGTCAACCTTACGGGCGCTATGTCTGGCTGGACTACTCCAAAAGACCTTATACTTCATTTGGCTGGTAAGCTTACCGTTCGTGGTGGTACCGGTCATATTATTGAATACTTTGGCCCTGGTGTTGCGTCCCTCTCTTGCACTGGTATGGCTACTGTTTGTAATATGGGCGCTGAAGTCGGTGCAACCACCTCAATCTTTCCTTATACCGATTCTATGCGTCGCTATCTAATTGCCACACACCGTGCAGAGGTCGCCGATGCTGCGTCGGAGGTTCATAGTGAATACAACTACCTTGCTGCTGATACTGGGGCTAAATATGATCAAATAATTGACATCAACCTTTCGGAACTTACCCCTTCCCTCAATGGTCCCTTCACTCCTGATTTGAGCACTCctgtttcaaaatttggtGAAGCCATtgagaaaaacaaatggcCTAAAAAGTTGTCGGCTGGCCTTATCGGTTCATGTACCAATTCTTCTTACCAAGATATGACTTGTGTTGTCGATGTTGTTGAACAAGCTATATCTGCTGGACTTAAACCAAAGGTTCCATTTTTGGTTACACCGGGTAGTGAGCAAATTCGCGCAACCATTGAACGTGATGGCATTACTGAACGCTTGGAAGAAGCTGGCGCTACTGTGCTGGCAAACGCATGTGGTCCATGCATTGGTATGTGGAAGCGTACCGATGACATTGCTTCAGGCGAGCCAAATGCTATTCTTACAAGTTTCAATCGTAATTTCCGCTCTCGTAATGACGGAAATCCATCGACTATGAACTTCTTGACCAGTCCCGTAATTGTGGCTGCCAAGATTTTTTCCTCTGATCTTGCATTTGATCCCACGCATGATACATTGCAAACACCCGATGGTAAAGCCTTCAAGTTTAGACCCCCTCAGGGCGTCGAGCTTCCTTCGGCTGGATTCATCGCTGGTGACTCTTCCTACATTCCTGAGCCTAATCCTCAGCCTGTTCCGGAAACCGAAGTTACAATCGATCCCAAATCTGATCGTTTGGAGGCCCTTGAACCCTTTGAGCCTTACCAAGGAGGAGAAATGGAAAACCTTAAGGTTGCAGTGAAGGTCAAGGGGAAGTGTACTACCGATCATATTTCTGCCGCTGGTAAATGGTTAAAATACAAAGGCCATCTTAGCAACATTTGTAACAACACACTTATTGGTGCAATGAATGCTGCTACTGGAGAAGTCAATCGTGCCTATGACAATGGCAAAGGCATGACAATTCCTGAGCTGATGTGGAAGTGGAAGAAGGATGGACAACCTTGGTTGGTAGTAGCTGAACATAACTATGGTGAGGGTTCTGCTCGTGAGCATGCAGCTTTGCAACCCCGTGCCATGAATGGTCGTATTATTTTGACCAAATCATTTGCCCGTATTCATGAGACTAATTTGAAGAAGCAAGGCGTTTTGCCTTTAACCTTCGTCAATGAAGCCGACTATGAAAAGATAGATGCAGAGGATAAGGTTTCCACTCGTGGTATTGAACAACTTTTAGAAGGTGTTTTGGACCAGCCTATTACCCTTGTCGTCACTAAGAAAGACGGTTCAGTTGTAGAGATTCCTTGCAAACACACAATGAGTAAAGACCAGATAGAATTTTTCAAGGCCGGTTCAGCTCTTAATTTGATTCGCGAAAAGGCCCATTCTGGCGTGGTAAATCAAAAGGTTATAGATTCAATAAAACAACAACCTGACCACTATGCTGATGCGTATATATTTAATCGTCATTTTGTTATAGCCAAAGGAGATCAACTAGGATTGCCTTTTCACTTGAAAGGTGTCCAGGTTGGTGATACGATACGACTTGATAAAATCGCTTCCTTCGGCTCAAGAGATTTTACTCTCTTTGGTAACCCGTATGTAGACCCTTCATTGTTTACGATTGAAGCGGTTGTATTATCATTCCCTAAAAGCGCATTAAGTGTTCGAGTAAAACACAAGCGTCGTCATCGTCATGATCGTGTAATGAAACATAAACAAACGTATACTATTTTAAGGTAAGTGTGCAGCAATTCTATCATGTTACTAATCATCCAGGGTTACGGAACTCAAACTGAACTAATTccctttcttctttttatctAGTCTTCTACTTCACCCATGTATGCTGCTGACAactaaaacattttgtaaattaatataataattttgtgTATTAAGGGAAATAGTGACAAGTAATACTGAACGttgttcaataaaataataaaaaaaatttcagagAGGATcaagaaataataaaactcGTAGGAGGAGTACAAATCTAATTTAAGCAATTACAAATCAAGGATTAAGTAGGTAATTGCTGCgcaaaaataattcttgctcatttaaaaataaagaggaataacaaaaacaacaaaaacaacaaaaacacaaaagagaaaaaatgcttttaaaCTTTGAAACATACCCTGTACTTAAACCGCTGCAGTCTCGTACGTATTAGCGCCTAATACAGCAAGTTCCAACGTCCAAACTCTTCTTACCCAAGTTGCAAACTCGATCCCATTGTAGGTGATACTGGTAGAAGAATCCCACCAACACTTCCGAGCTGGTTTCTGCCAAAAGAGGAGCAACTTGTGATAAACAGGAAAATATTCAGGATCAGAGACAGGGCCCTGATCTGCACTAAAATCTAGGTTGGTCAAAGTGACTGAAGTAATACAAGCGCGATGTGGTTCTTGTATTCGCCGTTTCCATTCGTCATCTTCGTGAAATCCGCTGTAGCAAAGCATGCGTACAAGGTTCTTTTCAGCGGAACCTTCTGAGGTGGAGTTTTCGAGATGTAAACAATCAAAGATCTTCTTTTGTTGCAGCAATCGTTGGGCTACACGTTGTTTTAGTTTAAGCAAATCGTTCGGACTAACTTCAATGGCAATATTGGTGGTTGGTGAAATGGGTGGGAGGATAAAAAACTCAATGTCTTCTTTTAACAGAATTATACCACATTTTCCAGGAAAAGAAGGTGGAGGTGGTGATAATGcaatttcatcattagCGGTACGATTTTCGGccatttgaaaataatttaatatgtACTGAAGTAATGAAGGATCAAAGTCAGCtgtttgaaatattaatgGCCTTTGAGTCAGTTGGCATTCTTGAATCTCATAATCCAACAACAGGCCTCTAGGAAATAAACACATCAAGATGGATTCCGGGAGGCCTAAAAGCTGATCTCTACTCAATTCAAATACTGTGTCACGATCGCATAATTGAATAATAATAGGATCTCCTTCATAATTGAAATCGGGATTGGCTGCTACAGTAGGTATTTCCTGAGCCTGAGTTATCACAGACATGAAGGCACAAAAATTCGAGTGTTTAAAAGAGAagtttcaataaaataaattattttttaatcaagGGTAAtgataaataaagataCAATCATATATGCGAATGCAACGTACTTATAGGTACTATGAAAGCGGTGCCTTTGATATCGATGCCTACGCAACCTGCACAGCACAACGTTATATGACCATACATACTCCACTATATAACGCATTTTTCTTAGTGTATAATAAAGTTCGTTAAATCATTAAGATTACTGTAGAACAGGAGTAGCACCAACTTTGGGAGGTAAAACCAAAGGTTGATTGCGATgccaaaaatttaaaagtagaGAGGAAATCTTAGCGGGAACATCTTCATGAACAAAATGACCAGTTTCAGGAAGAATCTCAAGTTGATATTTTCCTTGCATTTGTCCAATTGTTAACGTTTTATCTAGACGATCGGTACCAGCGACAATAAGCATCCTTCCATATGGTGCTCTTAGGAATTTGTCACTTAAACCCTTAAACCAGTCCATCCAATACGGCGATGTTTTGTAAAGATCGGTTCGCCAAACGAATGTGCCATCTTCCTGCTGAACGAGAAGTGAAGGAACTGTAATACAGGCCGATAATCTGTTTCTAGTAACTAAAGTCTTGATATGCCAAGAAATTGCATCatcaattgatttaaagCTAGTAGGACGATTAGAGAGGTACGTTTTCATAAAACCCAATGCTTCCATCGCAGTCCCTTCAACCACATCAATGACAACAAGTCCAGAAGTATTGGGAAtagttttttgaaaagcacAGTAAGCACAAATGGCACCTCCTAAGCTATGTCCGAccaaaatgattttttcatcaagcTCAAACATACGTTGAACATAGGAGACTGCGTGAGTAAAGTCCTTAGATAATGTTTCCAAGCTCATATCTGATTCGGGTTCTAACGTTGTTTCTCCATGAGCTCGAAGGTCCAACGCTAAAAAACCAACCTTATTATCTGAATTACTCAAGAGCTCTTGTGTAACCGGTGCAAATGACATGGCACTTGAGCCAGCACCGTGTTGCAAAACAAGTAAGCAACCATCTGGTTGTGGAAGTGTTAAGTACCCATTGATAGTCCCATTCAAAGCCCCACTTTCACCAGGAATTGTTAACTTTTCATCAAAGTAATTTCGCCAATCGCTTAAACTctcttcattatttaacATTAGTTCCTTGGTTTCGGATGATTGCTCAGATTCATTCTCATAGAGTGTTTGACTGAGTTCTTCTTTACGAAATGCCATTATAAAGTATTataatatcttttttagcTTACACGCAGCACTATAAATAGTTCACACGAATTCCTCGTTGGTTTTATGAAGATAGAATATACAATCCCAGAAGCAGAAACGGACctgattgaaaaaaaaaaaaattaattcaatGTAATTCTGAAATcgataaattttaaaacaaacaatgTGTATTCCCCAGGTAGCTAAGTTGAGTAAATAATATGCAGTGGAAGTTTCCTGTACTTACTGCGGATTCCTCAATGCTCAAATGATTTACACGCCTTCCATCGCCTacgtaaaaaaattaacgaCGTAACATTTAAATATGTTACCTCGCTTTACACCAACGCTATTTTTCCTTACAGACAAATGTGACTAAAATACAATGGTAAAAGTAAGATTGAAAAtcataattaatttatactttttatgCTAGTATGAGACAAAAATATGAGTAGATGAATGTATTATCTACTTTTGGCAATAAGCTGGTTTTATTTGAGACCTGTCATAGAAGATGATTGGGTAGATTTCTCTTGCAACTGTTTAATTAGTAGTAATCGTCCAGCTGGTAGAGCTACCGACATTGGAGTAAAGCTAGCAAACAGCTTTGGATTAACAAAAGGAAGTTCAAAAGGTGTTATTCTAGAAATATCTCTGTGGTCGTGGATACTGGTCTCTATTTTTGCGGTAGAATCATTATTGGCAGAAAAATCCTCCTCAGTAGTCAGTTGAGTTTCATcttgatttcttttctttaacaagattgactttttgtttcttaaAACTGACGCTTTACTTGAAAGATTCTGCTCATTTTTCTCTCTGGATTGGGTAAACTTAGATAAAGCACGATCTAAGTTCCTATCCTTAGTCTCTTCCTTGTTTTCAACGTTGCTGTCATTAATAACgtcaaaatatttcttgCTGCCAAATACGGGCTTTTTTGATGCTGGACGTTCAGCATTTCTTACATTATTCTTTGATGTGGACATTGTAGATGGTGATTGCACATCCATAACACCAGCATTGGACTTAGTGGCTCTTCCAGTAAATGCAAACTGTGTTCTTcgtttaaaattatttttcctcAGACTCTCGTTCTCGGTATCCTTCCTCGTTGATCTGGCATCGATTATTTGTGTTCTGTTACGCGGAGTGCGAAGTGGggatttttcttttagctGAACACGCCGTTTATCCCTTTTCTCAAAAGAAGaactctttttctttttctcttccaTTGTTTCTTTAATGGAAGAAAGCAATGAATCGAAAGATCGTCCACCAAAAATCAATTCAGAGCCTTCGGATCGTAAAGCTGGTTGGGTAGAAAATTGATGGATATTAAATCTAATGCTTTGGAAATTcatctcatttttttgaaataaactTCGTAAAGATGTAGCTTTTGCTCGTTTAATTAATGAGGCCACCATGTTAGTTAATGGTGGTAGTGAATATAGTTCCAATAATCGAAAAATGAACAGCTGTAGCTGAATACTAACGTACAATCAATTACTCGACTTATTTATAAACACAAAGTAGATTCCAGTAAATCAACATTGGATTtacaagaaaataaatgtattcatatatttttttgtgaaatAAGTAATTAAATTAGCAAGATAATTACcattaattgaaaaattaacttgaaaaaaaaatacaatgataaattaaataaaataaacttgtctaataataatattacaTTAACGAACATTATGGCTTTTCAGGAGAAAACATTCATTGAAAGTATTCAAATGAATAGCCATACAAAATCATAGGGATCACATCTGCAAAATATATATGAGAAAGTAGAACAAAATGCTCCATATGGGAATTATTTTAACAACCATAGAAAAACCGGAATACTAAGCCCAATAGATATAGCTGTGATCTTAAAAATATCCATATTCCTCATTGGGAAAAGCATACCTTCAGTGATCCAGAAGTCATAAATAGAGTTGTAAATATAACCAATGgtatttcttttgataCAGTTGTAcaagtttttgaaatttccgTAAATCGTGCTAACAAGCATCATTAATATCCCAAATGGTTGGATACTAGGTTGATTGGGACAAGGGCTGTTttcaagtattttttttgcgaTAAAAGTTTCGTTCTCAAATTTCATAGCATCcgataaagaaaatccGAAGTATATATTGTTTATAAACACGCCAGCGTTCTCGTTCCAAACATCCAATTCTACGCCATTAACACTAAATGGATATGACGACGTGTTGGTGTTATTTGATAGAAGAAAGGACATGATGTTTCTACTTGTATAGTATCCATTCGAAACGTTACTATGAGTGATCCATTTTGTTGGCGAGTGGAAAAAATTCGTCCCTACATCTCCTGTATAAACAACAGATTGATCTCTTCGTATAACTACGGTTGTATTCTGCAACAAAAGAGTATACATACTGGTTCTTCCTTCAACCAATCCAGAAGGCGGTGCATCATACAGATGACAGGAAACTTTACCATCATAGCTAATTATAGACAATGAAATGTAGTCAAACATGCCGCACTTTTTCACGCCAAATCTGATCACCGACGGAGGCTCTTTTGAAACATTCTTTGGGTTTGATTGGTGTACCAAACTAACATAAGCGTGTCCACAGGTCCACGGCTTAGTTGGCTTAACTTGAAATGATAATACAATTGGTACTGATGACGATTGTCGAGTAGTAGGATTTTCTAGGTTACTTATAAGAATATGAGGTTTATTACTTTTCAAAGTAATTAAACCATATTCATCTCTTAAGTGGGAGCCTGGTGCTTCAACCAAGTCCCAAACCCCCAAATCTTTGTTCACTGGAGCACGCCATCGAGAGCGCCAGGTTGTGATGTCTTCAGAAGTAAATTGTTCAGAGAATACGGAAGGAATTGTACAAGGCTAATACATAAGTTAGTAACCaaataatgcaaaaatCCCAGTTATCAACAATTATTTGATGGCAACAAAACCACCTACTTTGTATGTCTTCACATTGAGATCGTGGGCAAAAATCaagtttataaaaaaaaagtagaaaagAAGGGTTTGCATATTCGTAACTTTTAACCTTAACCCTCCTTCCCCAAAAGGCGAATTTAACAGGAAAAGATgattcttaaaaaaaggaaaaaaaacctttaaactttactaaaaaaaatataacacctgtaaataataaacgTAAACgagaaaataaacaattagGTATAGACAAATGCTAATTGTGAATAAGGGTTCGGTTTCAATTCGGGTTGGTCAATGTCTAAAAGGTTGTACGAGTTGTGTCTTACTAGAATAAATAGCAACCGCGTACGAAAAGATGTTTATATAGCTTTATaagtattgaaaataacTACTTTATAGATTTAATGTTTGTGttatatattaattatttcacaattttaaattctcaATATACATTTTGAAGTAACTCTAGGCATGTGATATTACCGGtttgttttgtaattttttaggTCACTACGATATTAAGATTCTATGTAGCGGTGTCtgacagaaaaaaaaattttgattttaagACTTAGagtaaattatttgatagttataatttgtatttgttttagGTACTATATAAGAAGGCGTGTTTCCCTTTAACCTTACGAATACTATTTAGTTTTTTGTTGTAAGTGAAATATTATGTAGTAGAATCAACCTATTAAAGCCTTGCAACAAGCTCTTTAGTCTCAGCATCTCAAAAGCTGTTGTACCTCTCAAtctttttggatttttttacttctatCGGTAAGACATAACGGAcgtttaaatattttataccCAAGAAGAgacaaatttaaaatggAAGAAAGTTCTGCCGCGAAAATACAACTGcttaaagaatttaaattcgaaaaaattttaaaagatgataccaaaagcaaaataataacCTTGTACGGAAAAATCAGAAACGAAGTAGCATTACTTTTGCTCGAAAAAACAGCTTTCGATTTGAACACGATAAAGCTTGACCAACTGGCAACATTTCTACAAGATACTAAACTCGTAGAAAACAATGATGTTTTTCATTGGTTTCTAAGCACTAATTTTCAAGATTGTTCTACATTGCCCTCTGTGAAGTCCACACTAATTTGGCCGGCTTCTGAGACTGTAAGAAAATACCAATTTTTCCTCTCTATTAACCGTATGTAGCATGTACGAAAATATtcttctcaaaaaaagagaatggTGTGTGAAACGCCGGAAATGTATCTAAAAGTCACTAAGCCGTTTATTGAAACTCAAAGAGGTCCTCAAATTCAATGGGTTGAAAACATCCTTACTCATAAAGCTGAGGCCGAGCGTATTGTCGTTGAGGATCCGGATCCCCTGAATGGATTTATTGTCATTCCTGATCTGTAAGAATAACTCAAAATGGTTTATTAGTTGCATCCTTTAAATGCATGCCAATTGTATCTATCAGCAATAGTCATCCCTGGTACTTGGGTGCATGTTTTACCATATATAAGTTCTTTTGTAAGTTTACtaacaaaaattagaaagtGGGATCGCCAAACTATGTCTGCTCTGAATTTAATGGCTATTGTTCACGCAACGGATATTGCAAGTATTCGTGATTTGAAATATAAGCATATTCCTCTTTTAGAAAACATTCGAAATAAAGTCTTGACAGAAGTCCCAAAACAATTTTCCGTAGATAAAAATCAGTTAAAGATGTTTGTCCATTGTAtgttataatttaaaagcaaaatagTTTACTGACATTCCTCTAGATTTACCTTCCTACTACCACTTACATGTACATATATTGCATGTTG
This region of Schizosaccharomyces pombe strain 972h- genome assembly, chromosome: II genomic DNA includes:
- a CDS encoding carboxyl methyl esterase; the encoded protein is MAFRKEELSQTLYENESEQSSETKELMLNNEESLSDWRNYFDEKLTIPGESGALNGTINGYLTLPQPDGCLLVLQHGAGSSAMSFAPVTQELLSNSDNKVGFLALDLRAHGETTLEPESDMSLETLSKDFTHAVSYVQRMFELDEKIILVGHSLGGAICAYCAFQKTIPNTSGLVVIDVVEGTAMEALGFMKTYLSNRPTSFKSIDDAISWHIKTLVTRNRLSACITVPSLLVQQEDGTFVWRTDLYKTSPYWMDWFKGLSDKFLRAPYGRMLIVAGTDRLDKTLTIGQMQGKYQLEILPETGHFVHEDVPAKISSLLLNFWHRNQPLVLPPKVGATPVLQ
- the aco2 gene encoding aconitase/ribosomal domain-containing protein; this encodes MATFARMKLCLSGSSQAIPSKGISLVAARFQSTASRASYVTPPYEKLMGKLQQVRKFLPGQKLTLAEKVLYSHLVNPEESFSGVSPSDIRGSLYLKLNPDRVAMQDASAQMALLQFMTCGLEKTMIPASIHCDHLIVGHRGANSDIPDSIANNKEIFDFLQSAAKKYGIQFWGPGSGIIHQIVLENYAAPGGMMLGTDSHTPNAGGLGMIAIGVGGADAVDAMTNTPWELKAPKIIGVNLTGAMSGWTTPKDLILHLAGKLTVRGGTGHIIEYFGPGVASLSCTGMATVCNMGAEVGATTSIFPYTDSMRRYLIATHRAEVADAASEVHSEYNYLAADTGAKYDQIIDINLSELTPSLNGPFTPDLSTPVSKFGEAIEKNKWPKKLSAGLIGSCTNSSYQDMTCVVDVVEQAISAGLKPKVPFLVTPGSEQIRATIERDGITERLEEAGATVLANACGPCIGMWKRTDDIASGEPNAILTSFNRNFRSRNDGNPSTMNFLTSPVIVAAKIFSSDLAFDPTHDTLQTPDGKAFKFRPPQGVELPSAGFIAGDSSYIPEPNPQPVPETEVTIDPKSDRLEALEPFEPYQGGEMENLKVAVKVKGKCTTDHISAAGKWLKYKGHLSNICNNTLIGAMNAATGEVNRAYDNGKGMTIPELMWKWKKDGQPWLVVAEHNYGEGSAREHAALQPRAMNGRIILTKSFARIHETNLKKQGVLPLTFVNEADYEKIDAEDKVSTRGIEQLLEGVLDQPITLVVTKKDGSVVEIPCKHTMSKDQIEFFKAGSALNLIREKAHSGVVNQKVIDSIKQQPDHYADAYIFNRHFVIAKGDQLGLPFHLKGVQVGDTIRLDKIASFGSRDFTLFGNPYVDPSLFTIEAVVLSFPKSALSVRVKHKRRHRHDRVMKHKQTYTILRVTELKLN
- the nhm1 gene encoding m7G(5')pppN diphosphatase — encoded protein: MEESSAAKIQLLKEFKFEKILKDDTKSKIITLYGKIRNEVALLLLEKTAFDLNTIKLDQLATFLQDTKLVENNDVFHWFLSTNFQDCSTLPSVKSTLIWPASETHVRKYSSQKKRMVCETPEMYLKVTKPFIETQRGPQIQWVENILTHKAEAERIVVEDPDPLNGFIVIPDLKWDRQTMSALNLMAIVHATDIASIRDLKYKHIPLLENIRNKVLTEVPKQFSVDKNQLKMFVHYLPSYYHLHVHILHVDHETGDGSAVGRAILLDDVIDRLRNSPDGLENVNITFNIGEQHFLFQPLTNMNA
- a CDS encoding phosphatase activator, producing MSVITQAQEIPTVAANPDFNYEGDPIIIQLCDRDTVFELSRDQLLGLPESILMCLFPRGLLLDYEIQECQLTQRPLIFQTADFDPSLLQYILNYFQMAENRTANDEIALSPPPPSFPGKCGIILLKEDIEFFILPPISPTTNIAIEVSPNDLLKLKQRVAQRLLQQKKIFDCLHLENSTSEGSAEKNLVRMLCYSGFHEDDEWKRRIQEPHRACITSVTLTNLDFSADQGPVSDPEYFPVYHKLLLFWQKPARKCWWDSSTSITYNGIEFATWVRRVWTLELAVLGANTYETAAV
- a CDS encoding calreticulin/calnexin-like protein — encoded protein: MQTLLFYFFFINLIFAHDLNVKTYKPCTIPSVFSEQFTSEDITTWRSRWRAPVNKDLGVWDLVEAPGSHLRDEYGLITLKSNKPHILISNLENPTTRQSSSVPIVLSFQVKPTKPWTCGHAYVSLVHQSNPKNVSKEPPSVIRFGVKKCGMFDYISLSIISYDGKVSCHLYDAPPSGLVEGRTSMYTLLLQNTTVVIRRDQSVVYTGDVGTNFFHSPTKWITHSNVSNGYYTSRNIMSFLLSNNTNTSSYPFSVNGVELDVWNENAGVFINNIYFGFSLSDAMKFENETFIAKKILENSPCPNQPSIQPFGILMMLVSTIYGNFKNLYNCIKRNTIGYIYNSIYDFWITEGMLFPMRNMDIFKITAISIGLSIPVFLWLLK